Proteins co-encoded in one Medicago truncatula cultivar Jemalong A17 chromosome 8, MtrunA17r5.0-ANR, whole genome shotgun sequence genomic window:
- the LOC25500118 gene encoding uncharacterized protein At1g28695, with amino-acid sequence MGNNKTLIIAVVNKAYVEQDVKGDPTTMFDLFLNSFWLGEGTRSLVDNILIVAVDQTAYDRCQFLKLNCYKLETDGVDFGGEKLYMSQDFINMMWTRTFFLLEILKRGYNFIFTDTDVMWLRNPFEKLSNDETEDFQISTDEYFGDPWSEKNRVNTGFFFVRSNNKTISLFETWYGMKDNFTEKKEQDVLEDLIKGGIFRDLGIKARFLDTLYFSGFCQDSKDFRAVTTVHANCCRSITAKVADLKKTLRDWKRFRRLGVNSTVNVYWNTHEWCLESWDNDLI; translated from the exons ATGGGAAataacaaaacattaattattgcTGTAGTAAATAAAGCTTATGTAGAACAAGATGTAAAGGGTGATCCCACCACCATGTTTGATCTATTTTTAAACAGCTTTTGGCTTGGAGAAGGAACAAGATCTTTGGTTGATAATATTCTCATCGTAGCCGTTGATCAAACGGCCTACGATCGATGCCAATTTTTGAAGTTGAATTGTTATAAATTGGAGACAGATGGTGTTGATTTTGGAGGTGAAAAACTTTACATGTCTCAAGATTTCATCAATATGATGTGGACAAGGACTTTTTTCCTTTTGGAAATTCTAAAACGTGGCTACAACTTCATTTTTACG GACACTGATGTAATGTGGTTAAGAAATCCATTTGAAAAGTTGAGCAACGATGAGACCGAAGACTTTCAAATCAGCACAGACGAATACTTTGGTGATCCTTGGTCAGAAAAAAATCGAGTCAATACTGGATTTTTCTTTGTGAGATCAAACAACAAGACCATATCTTTGTTTGAGACATGGTATGGAATGAAAGATAATTTCACAGAAAAAAAGGAGCAAGATGTGCTTGAGGACCTCATTAAAGGTGGTATATTTCGAGATTTGGGAATCAAGGCAAGGTTCTTGGATACCCTCTATTTTAGTGGATTTTGCCAAGATAGTAAAGATTTTAGGGCTGTAACCACTGTCCATGCCAATTGTTGTAGGAGCATCACTGCCAAGGTGGCTGATTTAAAGAAAACCCTTCGTGATTGGAAAAGATTTAGGAGGTTAGGGGTTAATTCTACTGTAAATGTCTATTGGAACACTCACGAGTGGTGTTTAGAGTCTTGGGATAATGACCTAATATAA